A stretch of Buteo buteo chromosome 21, bButBut1.hap1.1, whole genome shotgun sequence DNA encodes these proteins:
- the TMF1 gene encoding TATA element modulatory factor — MSWFNASQLSSFAKQALSQAQKSIDRVLDIQAEESPWPDAVIPDYGDGTNSLISGGWDTSSWRLSSNTEPQNQPISPTAITKPVRRTVVDESENFFSAFLSPTDVQSIQKNPVVSKPPAKSQRPKEEVKSTSKESQHPSQLEVPVTTEAEVKDSSVAVLVDLKKLDIPKEKLEENSLLKSNAKPEESTNEVTDKKVSALNLEVPEDALNEKSSIGGDAMGGAPDGTSQPLNAGTKDMGLETKERKTEDRQSNTPSPPISTFSSGTSTTSDIEVLDHESVISESSVSSRQEAADSKSSLHLMQTSFQLLSTSACADYNRLDDFQKMTESCCSSDAFERIDSFSVQSLDSRSVSEINSDDELSGRASASASVAVSPSAPKTETVDAQKSKSENLNDTPVLHAEEAEMEESGRSATPVNSEQPDVLVATVQNVEEQVVKEETELQQDAVEKLLEEDAEKQALKKMIDSLTEKLEKREIQLLSTSKEKARLEEAYDNLKDEMFRMKEESSSLSSLKEEFAQRIADAEKKLQLACKERDAAKKEVKTVKEELATRLNTNETAELLKEKEEQIKGLMEEGEKLSKQQLHNSNIIKKLRAKEKERENTNTKQNKKIKELEEELQHLKQVLDGKEDLEKQHRDSIKQLNSVVERQEKDLAKLQAEVEDLEERNRSVQAALDSAYRELADLHKANATKDSEAQEAALSREMKAKEELGLALEKAQDEARQQQETLAIQVADLRLALQRAEQQAARKEDYLRQEIGELQQRLQEAESRNQELSQSVTSATRPLLRQIENLQATLGAQTSAWEKLEKNLSDRLGESQTLLAAAAERERAATEELLSNKIQMSSTESQNSLLRQENTRLQAQLEVERSRLKKMENENSRYEVELEGLKDEYAKTLEDAKKEKTLLATQLEMEKMKVEQERKKAIFVQEAAKEKDRKSFTVETVSSTPTMSRSSSISGVDMAGLQTSFLSQDDPHDHSFGPIATSGSNLYDAIRMGAGSSIIENLQSQLKLREGEIAHLQLEIGNLEKTRSVMAEELVKLTNQNDELEEKVKEIPKLRAQLKDLDQRYNTILQMYGEKAEEAEELRLDLEDVKNMYKTQIDELLKQRQN; from the exons ATGAGCTGGTTCAACGCCTCGCAGCTGTCCAGCTTCGCCAAGCAGGCGCTGTCGCAGGCCCAAAAGTCCATCGACCGGGTGCTGGACATCCAGGCCGAGGAGAGCCCCTGGCCCGACGCCGTCATCCCCGACTACGGCGACG gAACAAATTCTCTCATAAGTGGAGGATGGGATACATCTTCCTGGCGCTTAAGTTCAAATACAGAACCACAGAATCAGCCAATATCACCAACAGCAATTACTAAGCCAGTGAGGAGGACGGTAGTAGATGAATCTGAAAACTTCTTCAGTGCCTTTCTCTCTCCAACAGATGTTCAGAGTATACAGAAAAATCCAGTGGTGTCCAAACCTCCAGCCAAATCACAGCGACCCAAAGAGGAGGTGAAAAGCACTTCAAAGGAGTCTCAACACCCCAGTCAGCTAGAAGTACCAGTGACAACAGAGGCAGAAGTGAAGGATTCCTCTGTAGCTGTCCTAGTGGACTTGAAAAAACTCGATATTCCCAAGGAGAAATTGGAAGAGAATTCTCTGCTTAAATCTAATGCCAAGCCTGAAGAAAGCACAAATGAAGTTACTGACAAAAAGGTGTCTGCTCTAAATTTGGAAGTACCTGAAGATGCTCTTAATGAAAAATCCAGCATAGGAGGGGATGCAATGGGAGGTGCACCGGATGGCACTTCGCAGCCTCTTAATGCAGGTACAAAAGACATGGGTTTGGAAACTAAGGAGCGGAAGACTGAGGACAGGCAAAGCAATACGCCTTCACCTCCAATTAGCACTTTCTCCTCGGGGACATCTACAACTAGTGATATTGAAGTGCTGGACCATGAAAGTGTAATAAGTGAGAGCTCAGTAAGTTCAAGACAAGAAGCTGCAGATTCAAAATCCAGTCTTCATCTAATGCAAACATCATTTCAGCTTTTATCTACATCTGCCTGTGCGGATTATAATCGTTTAGATGACTTTCAAAAAATGacagagagctgctgctcctctgatGCTTTCGAAAGAATTGATTCATTTAGTGTACAGTCTTTAGATAGTAGAAGTGTAAGTGAAATAAATTCAGATGATGAGTTATCAGGCAGGGCTTCTGCTTCAGCATCTGTTGCTGTCAGTCCTTCTGCGCCAAAGACAGAAACTGTTGATGCCCAGAAAAGTAAATCTGAAAACTTGAATGACACTCCTGTTTTACATGCTGAGGAAGCTGAGATGGAAGAGAGTGGGAGAAGTGCAACCCCTGTTAATTCTGAGCAGCCAGATGTTTTGGTTGCTACTGTGCAAAATGTTGAAGAACAGGTTGTGAAAGAGGAGactgagctgcagcaggatgCTGTTGAAAAATTGTTAGAAGAGGATGCTGAAAAGCAAGCGCTTAAAAAG ATGATTGATTCATTAACTGAGAAACTGGAGAAGAGGGAAATACAGTTATTAAGTACTAGTAAAGAAAAGGCGCGCCTGGAAGAAGCTTATGATAACCTAAAAGA tgAAATGTTTAGAATGAAAGAAGAGAGCAGTAGCCTTTCATCTCTTAAAGAGGAGTTTGCTCAGCGAATTGCGGATGCTGAAAAGAAGCTCCAGCTAGCCTGCAAAGAAAGAGATGCAGCTAAAAAG GAAGTAAAGACTGTTAAAGAAGAATTGGCTACTAGGCTTAATACCAATGAAACTGCTgaattgctgaaagaaaaagaagagcaaatcAAAGGATTAATGGAGGAAG gagaaaagctttccaaacagcagctgcacaATTCCAACATCATTAAGAAATTAAGAgccaaagagaaagagagagaaaatactaacacaaaacagaacaaaaagattAAGGAATTGGAAGAGGAGTTGCAGCATTTAAAACAA GTGCTTGATGGCAAGGAAGACCTTGAGAAGCAGCATCGAGACAGCATTAAACAACTGAACAGTGTTGTAGAGCGACAAGAAAAGGATCTTGCTAAACTTCAGGCGGAGGTGGAAGATCTTGAAGAACGGAACAGAAGTGTCCAGGCAGCACTTGACAGTGCATACAG ggaACTTGCAGATCTTCATAAAGCTAATGCAACAAAGGACAGTGAGGCACAAGAAGCAGCCCTAAGTCGGGAAATGAAGGCAAAGGAAGAGCTTGGATTAGCTCTGGAGAAGGCCCAGGACGAGGCTCGGCAGCAACAAGAAACTTTAGCAATTCAG GTGGCGGACCTGAGGCTAGCACTGCAACGTGCAGAACAGcaggcagcaagaaaagaagacTATTTACGCCAGGAAATTGGTGAACTACAACAG AGACTCCAAGAAGCAGAGAGCCGGAACCAAGAACTAAGTCAAAGTGTTACGTCTGCTACACGGCCACTTCTCCGGCAGATAGAAAATCTGCAAGCCACGCTGGGAGCACAAACCTCTGCGTGGGAAAAACTGGAGAAGAACCTTTCTGACAGACTTG GCGAGTCTCAAACTCTTctagcagcagctgctgagagaGAACGGGCTGCTACAGAAGAACTTCTTTCTAATAAAATTCAGATGTCTTCTACTGAATCTCAGAATAGTCTTTTAAGACAAGAAAATACACGCCTTCAGGCTCAGCTAGAAGTGGAGAGAAGCAGattgaagaaaatggaaaatgaaaatagtag GTATGAGGTTGAACTAGAAGGGCTCAAAGATGAGTATGCGAAAACCTTGGAAGATGcgaagaaagaaaag acGCTGCTAGCTACTCAGTTAGAAATGGAGAAGATGAAAGttgaacaggaaagaaagaaggcaatTTTTgtgcaagaagcagcaaaggagaag gatcgGAAGTCATTTACGGTTGAAACTGTTTCAAGTACTCCAACTATGTCACGCTCTAGTTCCATAAGTGGAGTTGACATGGCAGGTCTTCAGACATCTTTCCTCTCACAG GATGATCCTCATGATCACTCATTTGGGCCAATAGCTACTAGTGGGAGCAATCTTTATGATGCTATAAGGATGGGAGCAGGTTCAAGTATAATTGAAAACCTTCAGTCACAGCTAAAACTAAGAGAAGGAGAGATTGCACATCTACAG CTGGAAATTGGAAACCTTGAGAAAACTCGATCGGTAATGGCAGAAGAACTGGTTAAATTAACAAACCAAAATGATGAACttgaagaaaaagtgaaggaaataCCAAAATTACGTGCACAGTTAAAG GATTTGGATCAAAGATACAATACAATTCTTCAGATGTatggagagaaagcagaggaagctgAAGAACTCCGACTGGATCTCGAAGATGTGAAAAACATGTACAAGACTCAGATAGatgaacttttaaaacaaagacaaaattaa